From Nymphaea colorata isolate Beijing-Zhang1983 chromosome 6, ASM883128v2, whole genome shotgun sequence, a single genomic window includes:
- the LOC116256182 gene encoding syntaxin-112-like, translated as MNDLMTKSFMSYVELKKQALKDLEADQDLEMGQLSHADEEHLSQFFEEVGAIKFEMEVVSHLFQGLQESNEAAKSEHETRALKHLQDTMDADILTVLTKARTIKQMLETLDESNAANRRFLKYKEGGPVDRTRTSITRGLRVKLRELMVDFQFLRERIVADHREGVKRKYFGMTGEHPTEEAIDEIVSAGKFELLSARLDESQELKDRHDAVKEIQKNLMELHQIFSEMSVLVEVQGGHIDDIHQNVVRAGAYIGDGADHLKAAKESRQDNRSKWAIACLAVLMVLIMFFIVQAITTLVKA; from the coding sequence ATGAATGATCTGATGACAAAATCCTTCATGAGTTATGTGGAGTTGAAGAAGCAGGCTCTCAAGGATTTGGAGGCCGACCAAGATCTTGAAATGGGCCAACTCAGCCACGCCGATGAAGAACACCTCTCACAGTTCTTCGAGGAAGTGGGCGCCATTAAATTCGAGATGGAGGTCGTCTCCCACCTCTTCCAAGGTCTCCAAGAATCAAACGAAGCGGCAAAGTCCGAGCACGAAACCCGCGCTCTCAAGCACCTCCAAGACACCATGGACGCTGACATCTTGACGGTGCTCACGAAAGCAAGAACCATTAAGCAAATGCTCGAAACGCTCGACGAATCCAACGCCGCCAATCGGAGATTTCTCAAGTACAAAGAAGGGGGCCCGGTCGATCGGACCAGGACTTCCATCACGAGGGGATTGAGGGTCAAACTCCGAGAACTGATGGTGGATTTTCAGTTTCTGAGAGAAAGAATCGTCGCAGACCACAGGGAAGGTGTCAAAAGAAAGTACTTCGGCATGACGGGAGAACATCCCACAGAAGAAGCAATTGATGAGATAGTTTCTGCCGGAAAATTTGAGCTGCTGTCCGCCAGATTAGACGAGAGCCAGGAGTTGAAGGATAGGCACGACGCAGTGAAAGAAATTCAGAAGAACCTCATGGAATTGCACCAAATATTCTCGGAAATGTCTGTTCTCGTGGAGGTTCAGGGAGGGCATATAGATGACATTCACCAGAACGTGGTTCGTGCCGGTGCATATATCGGCGACGGCGCTGACCATCTCAAAGCAGCCAAGGAAAGCCGGCAAGACAACAGATCAAAGTGGGCAATTGCTTGTTTGGCTGTGCTTATGGTTCTgatcatgtttttcattgttcAGGCCATTACCACCCTTGTGAAAGCATAG
- the LOC116256181 gene encoding factor of DNA methylation 1-like has product MSSDENSDFSESELEDRVQKSYAQLKEGGIFRRNADGTFKCPFCLGKKKQDYRYKEILQHANGVANSPKSLEKAAKHRALEMILMEDAEQLKPSGPPMIDSRPPKRVKLERKEERFVWPWMAIVANIPTALENGTYVTNGKLKAQFSEFSPAKVTLMWDALGFRGMAVVEFEKNWTGFYCAISFEKSFELRCRGKTEWIESKKCDSSMYAWLAREDDYHNSDDYVKMQLHRGDLKTISELQQEEERKKNTLVDDLTLRIDEKNKDLQSSGEQLMEMTYSLNQFKSALERKDSEMARLLEEVKKAESKNSDLRDQVLKEREKWCKELALERSKLAQRDIELQEREAQNDFEKKKLEEEKKKNAARDAALQMASIEQKKAEESFMKLMEYHKREKDAELKKFCDVENRLQTKQTLELEIEKLRGNLQVMKVMEGDDNIDEKIRSMGEELAEKQNDLEYLETLNQALIVQQRNANDELQGARKEAIAGFKSLFRNRTDIGIKLMGELDKQPFKEACIKVFSSQKISVEDCEMKASELASLWEEHMRDPMWHPFKVIQDGPNEKGVIDENDEKLTRLRIEWGEGPYEAVVTAMKELNEYNPSGRYVIEEMWNHKENRKATLKEVIGYLVKTYKTRTRRI; this is encoded by the exons ATGTCTTCAGATGAAAATAGTGATTTCAGTGAATCTGAGCTTGAAGATCGAGTTCAGAAATCATACGCACAACTGAAAGAAGGAGGAATTTTCCGAAGGAATGCAGATGGGACATTCAAGTGCCCTTTTTGTCTGGGGAAGAAAAAGCAGGACTATCGATATAAAGAGATTCTCCAACATGCGAATGGAGTGGCAAATTCACCTAAGAGTTTGGAAAAGGCTGCCAAACATCGTGCACTGGAGATGATTTTGATGGAGGATGCAGAACAGCTGAAGCCTTCCGGGCCACCCATGATTGATTCTAGACCTCCCAAGCGTGTAAAACTAGAACGTAAGGAAGAGAGATTTGTATGGCCTTGGATGGCTATTGTTGCTAATATACCAACTGCGTTGGAGAATGGGACTTATGTTACTAATGGAAAGCTAAAGGCACAGTTTTCTGAATTCAGCCCAGCAAAAGTAACCCTTATGTGGGATGCACTGGGCTTTCGAGGAATGGCGGTTGTTGAATTTGAGAAGAATTGGACAGGTTTCTACTGTGCCATATCATTTGAGAAGTCATTTGAGCTGAGGTGCCGTGGTAAAACTGAGTGGATTGAGTCAAAAAAGTGTGATTCAAGTATGTATGCATGGCTAGCTCGGGAAGATGACTATCACAATTCTGATGATTATGTAAAGATGCAACTTCATCGTGGTGATCTAAAGACTATTAGTGAGCTCCAACAGGAGGAAGAACGAAAGAAGAACACTCTAGTAGACGACCTCACACTTAGAATCGATGAAAAGAATAAGGACTTGCAGTCTTCGGGTGAACAGCTGATGGAAATGACTTACTCATTGAATCAGTTTAAGTCTGCACTTGAAAGGAAAGACAGTGAGATGGCACGACTGCTTGAAG AGGTGAAAAAAGCAGAAAGTAAAAACTCTGATTTGCGGGATCAGGTTCTGAAAGAACGTGAAAAGTGGTGCAAAGAGTTGGCTCTTGAACGGTCCAAACTTGCACAACGTGATATAGAGTTGCAGGAACGAGAAGCCCAAAATGACtttgagaaaaagaaacttgaagaagaaaagaagaag AATGCTGCTAGAGATGCTGCTCTTCAAATGGCTAGTATTGAGCAGAAGAAAGCTGAAGAAAGTTTTATGAAGCTCATGGAATACCATAAG agagaaaaagatgcGGAATTAAAAAAATTCTGTGACGTGGAGAATAGATtgcaaacaaaacaaacattaGAGTTGGAAATAGAGAAGTTGAGAGGTAATTTGCAGGTCATGAAGGTTATGGAAGGTGATGATAACATAGATGAGAAGATAAGATCTATGGGTGAAGAGTTGGCAGAGAAACAGAATGATCTGGAATATCTGGAAACTCTCAATCAAGCTCTAATAGTTCAACAGCGGAATGCAAATGATGAGCTGCAGGGTGCTCGTAAAGAAGCAATTGCA GGTTTCAAAAGTTTGTTCAGGAACCGCACAGACATTGGGATCAAATTAATGGGGGAACTTGATAAGCAGCCATTCAAAGAAGCATGTATCAAGGTATTTTCTTCACAGAAAATTTCTGTAGAAGATTGTGAAATGAAGGCGTCAGAGTTGGCATCCTTATGGGAAGAACACATGCGGGATCCAATGTGGCATCCGTTCAAGGTGATCCAGGATGGACCTAATGAGAAG GGTGTCAtagatgaaaatgatgaaaaattaacGCGCTTAAGAATTGAGTGGGGTGAAGGCCCCTACGAAGCTGTAGTGACTGCCATGAAGGAGTTAAATGAATATAATCCCAGTGGACGGTATGTAATCGAGGAAATGTGGAATCACAAGGAAAACAGAAAGGCAACCTTAAAAGAAGTTATTGGCTATCTTGTAAAGACTTACAAGACACGCACCCGCAGGATTTAG